TTGGGTTGCTCTTTAAAAATTGGGAGTGATCTTCATACGAATCAAATGCACTGGAATAAGCCCTAAAACATTCTCCTTTTTCATCGTCATCTTCAATAATGGTAAGTCCTGTCCAATTTTTTTTACATTTAATTCCAAAATGGTTATTTCCTTGTACAGCCAGACGGCTATTACCTGACCCCGACTCTAAAAGTCCTTGTGCTAAGGTGATACTGGCAGGAATTTTATGAGATTTCATTTCCTGCATTGCAATGTCTTTATATAAGTTAATATACTCCTGATTGCTTATCTGACTTGCGTTTAACGAAGATGTTTGAACAAAAAATAGTCCGAAAAGAAAAAAATATATTGGGCGTGTTTTCATCATTTTGAACGAATTAAAAACAATTAATTGAACTTAAACATCAATATTTGTAAACAGTTTTTTTTGCGAATTTTGTAATATGATTTTTTCTATCCGAACACCATCTTTTGTTAAACGTTTTTCAGTTCTTTTTCTTGTTGCAGTTTCATCATTTTTTACCGTTCAACACTCCCAAGCCCAAATGGTCAAACAACCTGTTTGGGAATATAAATTTTCTCAAAGTGAGGCCAAAGTTGGCGATGTGGTTGAAGTGGTTTTAACTACAAATGCCCCCAAGGATTGGTATATATATTCTACCAATGTTAAGTGTGAAATCGGACCTATTAAAGCTGCCTTTAATTTTGAGCCAAACAGCTCCTTTGAGCTTGTTGGTGAGCTTTATTCTGTAGGTGATAAGAAGGAAATGGATGATGTGTTTAATTGTCAGGTAGGTAAATTTGAAAAGAAAGCCGAGTTAAGACAAAAGATTAAAATTCTTTCTCCTAAGCCAGTAATTAAAGGTTACTTGGAAGGTCAAATGTGTAGCAACGTGTCCGGTATGTGTGTGCCATTAGAAAGTGCAGATTTTGTCTTTTCAGGATTGTCTGTTACGGGTACAGCCATTAAAGGCACAACAGAAGTTAAAGAACAAAACACAGAAAACGTTGAGTCTGTTAACAAAGTCGAAATAAAAGATACAATTGAAAATAATAGTTCGGAGTTTGCCGAAACAACAAATATGCAGCCGACAGCTATGCCTGATAACAAAGGAGCATACAAGCCTTCATATTTATACAAAGCCAAAGATGAGAATGATATAGGCAAATGCGAGGTGAAGAAATACGAAGGAGCCATTGGAGGAGTTTCTAAAGATAGTTTATTTGGTTTTTTCTTATTGGCTTTCTTGTCAGGATTGGCAGCTTTGCTAACACCTTGTGTGTTTCCGATGATACCTATGACTGTGGCTTTTTTTATGAAAGGTGGCGAGACAAAGAGCAAAGCACAATCAATTAAAAGTGGATTACTCTTTGGGGCATCTATCATCTTTATTTATACTGTATTAGGAAGTTTTGTAGGGGTTGTATTTGGTGAAGATGCAGCTAATTTTGTTGCAACACACTGGATTCCCAATATTTTCTTTTTTCTTATCTTTATCTTTTTTGCTGCTGCTTTTTTCGGAGCATTTGAATTGGTATTGCCTTCATGGTTGGTTAATAAGGTAGATAAGCAATCTGACAAGGGAGGATTCTTAGGAATCTTTTTTATGGCGTTAACATTAGCGTTGG
The sequence above is drawn from the Bacteroidia bacterium genome and encodes:
- a CDS encoding thioredoxin family protein; amino-acid sequence: MIFSIRTPSFVKRFSVLFLVAVSSFFTVQHSQAQMVKQPVWEYKFSQSEAKVGDVVEVVLTTNAPKDWYIYSTNVKCEIGPIKAAFNFEPNSSFELVGELYSVGDKKEMDDVFNCQVGKFEKKAELRQKIKILSPKPVIKGYLEGQMCSNVSGMCVPLESADFVFSGLSVTGTAIKGTTEVKEQNTENVESVNKVEIKDTIENNSSEFAETTNMQPTAMPDNKGAYKPSYLYKAKDENDIGKCEVKKYEGAIGGVSKDSLFGFFLLAFLSGLAALLTPCVFPMIPMTVAFFMKGGETKSKAQSIKSGLLFGASIIFIYTVLGSFVGVVFGEDAANFVATHWIPNIFFFLIFIFFAAAFFGAFELVLPSWLVNKVDKQSDKGGFLGIFFMALTLALVSFSCTGPIVGIVLVESLNGEFVKPVVGMFGFSLAFALPFALFAMFPTWLNTLPKSGGWLNSVKVVLGFLELALGLKFLSLADQTYHWGILDREVYLSLWIVIFTLMGIYLLGKLKFSHDSELPYLKVPRLILAIITFSFVIYLIPGMFGAPLKALAGYLPPMSTHDFALLDKLEGDRGDVEGTPKYSDKLHLPHNLKGYFDYEEGMAYAQKVGKPVFLDFTGHGCVNCREMESRVWSDERILDILSKDYIVIALYVDDKTITLPEEEQYISKITGRKVTTLGKKNSDIQSCMFGSNSQPNYILLDNDENLLNAQQPYDLSVENFIRFLKSGVKHYKENQQKKAEQVQPAFESAD